The proteins below are encoded in one region of Campylobacter helveticus:
- the rpsC gene encoding 30S ribosomal protein S3, translating into MGQKVNPIGLRLGINRNWESRWFPTKANLVENIGEDYKIRAFLKRKLYYAGISQILVERTTKKLRVTVVAARPGIIIGKKGSDVDILKKELQDLIGKDVNINIKEERKAGSSAQLAAESVATQLEKRIAFRRAMKKVIQGAQKAGAKGIKVSVSGRLGGAEMARTEWYLEGRVPLHTLRAKIDYGFAEARTTYGNIGVKVWIFKGEVLQKGFQAEKSEENAPTKKPRRTRRGK; encoded by the coding sequence ATGGGACAAAAAGTAAATCCAATTGGTCTAAGACTGGGAATTAATAGAAATTGGGAGTCAAGATGGTTTCCAACTAAAGCAAATTTAGTGGAAAATATCGGTGAGGACTATAAAATTAGGGCTTTTTTAAAAAGAAAACTTTACTATGCGGGAATTTCTCAAATTTTAGTAGAAAGAACTACCAAAAAGCTTCGTGTTACTGTAGTAGCTGCAAGACCTGGCATTATTATCGGTAAAAAGGGAAGTGATGTTGATATTTTGAAGAAAGAATTGCAGGATTTAATTGGAAAAGATGTCAATATTAACATTAAGGAAGAAAGAAAGGCTGGGTCTTCTGCACAACTTGCTGCTGAAAGTGTTGCAACTCAACTTGAAAAAAGGATTGCTTTTAGAAGAGCGATGAAAAAAGTTATTCAAGGTGCACAAAAAGCTGGAGCAAAAGGAATTAAGGTTTCTGTTTCTGGTCGTTTGGGTGGGGCTGAAATGGCGAGAACAGAATGGTATCTTGAGGGTCGTGTTCCACTTCATACTTTAAGAGCTAAGATTGATTATGGTTTTGCAGAAGCAAGAACGACTTATGGAAATATAGGCGTTAAGGTATGGATTTTTAAGGGTGAAGTTCTACAAAAAGGTTTTCAAGCAGAAAAGAGCGAAGAAAATGCACCTACAAAAAAACCAAGACGCACAAGAAGGGGTAAATAA
- the rpsJ gene encoding 30S ribosomal protein S10: protein MERIRLKLKAYDHRVLDRTVAAIVEAVKRTGADIRGPVPMPTKIKRYTVLKSPHINKDSREQFEIRIHARMLDIVAATPDTVDSLTKLDLAPEVSVEVRAMGK from the coding sequence ATGGAAAGAATAAGGCTTAAGCTCAAGGCTTATGACCATCGAGTACTAGACAGAACAGTTGCAGCCATAGTAGAAGCTGTTAAAAGAACGGGTGCGGATATAAGAGGTCCAGTACCTATGCCTACCAAAATCAAACGCTATACGGTATTAAAATCTCCACATATTAATAAAGATTCTCGTGAGCAGTTTGAAATAAGAATTCACGCGCGTATGCTTGATATAGTCGCAGCGACTCCAGATACGGTTGATTCTTTAACTAAGCTTGATTTAGCGCCAGAAGTGAGCGTTGAAGTTAGGGCTATGGGAAAGTAA
- the rpsS gene encoding 30S ribosomal protein S19, whose amino-acid sequence MARSLKKGPFVDDHVMKKVIAAKKTNDNKPIKTWSRRSTIIPDMIGLTFNVHNGKVFIPVYITENHIGYKLGEFAPTRTFKGHKGSVQKKIGK is encoded by the coding sequence ATGGCTCGTTCACTCAAAAAGGGTCCTTTTGTAGATGACCATGTAATGAAAAAAGTCATCGCAGCAAAAAAGACTAATGATAATAAACCTATCAAAACTTGGTCGCGTAGAAGCACTATTATCCCAGATATGATAGGGCTAACTTTTAATGTTCATAATGGCAAGGTTTTTATTCCTGTTTATATTACGGAAAACCACATAGGATATAAACTTGGCGAATTTGCGCCAACACGCACTTTTAAAGGCCATAAAGGCTCTGTGCAAAAGAAAATCGGCAAGTAA
- a CDS encoding 50S ribosomal protein L23, translating into MADITDIKTILYTEKSLNLQELGVVVIQTSPKMTKTGLKSVLKEYFGVTPQSINSLKINGKVKRFRGRLGQRNDYKKFYVKLPEGVSLENAEA; encoded by the coding sequence ATGGCAGATATTACAGATATAAAAACTATACTTTATACAGAGAAAAGCTTAAATTTGCAGGAGCTTGGTGTGGTTGTTATCCAAACTTCTCCTAAAATGACAAAAACGGGCTTAAAGTCAGTATTAAAAGAATATTTCGGCGTAACGCCTCAAAGCATCAATTCGTTGAAAATAAATGGAAAAGTGAAGCGTTTTAGAGGTCGTTTAGGACAAAGAAATGATTATAAAAAATTCTATGTAAAGCTACCTGAGGGTGTTAGCTTGGAAAATGCGGAGGCTTAA
- the rplB gene encoding 50S ribosomal protein L2, translated as MAIKTYKPYTPSRRYMTGVSSEDITAKPSVRSLLIKLPAHAGRNSYGRITSRHKEAGAKKLYRIIDFKRRKFGIEGKVEAIEYDPYRNCRIALISYRDGEKRYILQARGLKVGDVVMAAESGLDIKPGNAMKLKNIPVGTIVHNIELKPGKGGQMIRSAGAYAQLMGKEEKYVILRLASGEMRQVLAECMASIGEVGNEEWANVTIGKAGRNRHRGIRPQTRGSAMNPVDHPHGGGEGKKNSGRHPVTPWGKPTKGAKTRRKKASDKLIISRRKGK; from the coding sequence ATGGCGATTAAAACTTATAAACCTTATACTCCAAGTAGGAGATATATGACAGGTGTAAGCTCAGAAGATATCACAGCAAAACCTAGTGTGCGTTCCTTGCTCATTAAGCTTCCAGCACACGCCGGACGCAATAGCTATGGACGCATTACAAGTCGCCATAAGGAAGCTGGTGCGAAAAAGCTTTATAGGATTATCGATTTTAAGCGTCGTAAATTTGGTATTGAGGGTAAGGTTGAGGCGATAGAATATGACCCTTATAGAAATTGCCGTATTGCTTTAATTTCTTATAGAGATGGCGAGAAAAGATACATTTTGCAAGCTAGAGGTTTGAAGGTTGGCGATGTGGTAATGGCGGCTGAAAGCGGACTTGATATTAAGCCGGGTAATGCTATGAAGCTTAAAAATATCCCAGTAGGAACTATCGTTCATAATATCGAGTTAAAGCCGGGTAAAGGCGGTCAAATGATTCGCTCTGCTGGTGCTTATGCACAACTTATGGGTAAAGAAGAAAAATATGTTATCTTAAGGCTTGCTAGTGGCGAAATGAGACAGGTTTTAGCTGAATGTATGGCAAGTATCGGCGAGGTTGGTAATGAAGAATGGGCAAATGTTACCATAGGCAAGGCAGGAAGAAATCGCCACAGAGGAATTCGCCCACAAACAAGAGGTTCAGCGATGAACCCAGTAGATCACCCACATGGCGGTGGTGAGGGTAAGAAAAATTCAGGTCGCCATCCTGTAACTCCGTGGGGCAAACCAACTAAAGGTGCGAAGACTCGTCGCAAAAAAGCTAGTGATAAATTAATTATTTCAAGAAGAAAAGGAAAATAA
- the rplD gene encoding 50S ribosomal protein L4: MSKAVVLNEKFEKSGEFELPAKYAEVNPHNLYLYVKSYLASLRANTAHTKGRSDVSGGGKKPWRQKGRGGARAGSTRTNVWVGGAVAFGPKNEKNYFQKVNKKQKRLALERALADKAIKNSLFVTDSLSIESGKTKDANAVIKKLGVKDALIVKDLLDEKTLLAYRNLANCYVVDITEVNAYLVSVFNAVIIEKSALESITKEG, translated from the coding sequence ATGAGTAAGGCAGTTGTTTTAAACGAGAAATTCGAGAAGTCAGGTGAATTTGAACTTCCCGCAAAATATGCAGAGGTAAATCCACATAATCTTTACTTATATGTGAAATCTTATCTTGCAAGTTTAAGAGCCAATACCGCTCACACTAAAGGCAGAAGTGATGTAAGTGGTGGAGGTAAGAAGCCTTGGAGACAAAAGGGTCGCGGTGGAGCAAGAGCAGGTTCAACAAGAACGAATGTTTGGGTTGGTGGTGCAGTTGCTTTTGGACCTAAAAATGAAAAAAATTATTTTCAAAAAGTCAATAAAAAGCAGAAGAGATTGGCGCTTGAAAGAGCTTTGGCTGATAAGGCGATTAAGAATTCCCTTTTTGTAACAGATTCTTTGAGTATAGAAAGTGGTAAGACTAAAGATGCAAATGCAGTTATTAAAAAGCTTGGTGTGAAAGATGCGCTTATTGTTAAAGATTTACTAGATGAAAAAACGCTTCTTGCATATAGAAATTTAGCAAATTGCTATGTTGTGGATATTACAGAAGTCAATGCTTATTTAGTATCTGTGTTTAATGCTGTGATTATAGAAAAATCAGCGTTAGAATCAATTACGAAAGAGGGATGA
- the rplP gene encoding 50S ribosomal protein L16, protein MLMPKRTKYRKMMKGRNRGYANRGTEFTFGEYALKATEAGRINSRQIEAARIALTRFVKRQGKTWIRVFPDKPLTKKPLETRMGKGKGGVEEWVMNIKPGRIIYEMAGVSEDMARQALTLAMHKLPFKTKFITRESQNEIY, encoded by the coding sequence ATGTTGATGCCAAAAAGAACAAAATATCGCAAGATGATGAAGGGGCGTAATAGAGGCTATGCAAATAGAGGGACGGAATTTACTTTTGGCGAGTATGCTTTAAAAGCAACTGAAGCTGGACGCATCAATTCACGCCAAATAGAAGCCGCTCGTATTGCTTTAACGCGTTTTGTTAAGAGACAGGGTAAAACTTGGATTAGGGTTTTTCCCGATAAGCCTTTGACAAAAAAACCTTTAGAAACGCGTATGGGTAAAGGTAAAGGTGGCGTTGAAGAATGGGTTATGAATATCAAGCCTGGTCGTATTATCTATGAAATGGCGGGAGTTAGTGAAGATATGGCGAGACAAGCTTTAACTTTGGCTATGCACAAATTACCATTTAAGACGAAGTTTATTACAAGAGAGAGTCAAAATGAAATATACTGA
- the rplV gene encoding 50S ribosomal protein L22, whose product MSKALIKFIRLSPIKARLIAREVQGMNAELAMASLKFMPNKGAKYIANAISSAVANGGFEANEVVVKSCRVDAGAVLKRFRPRARGSASRIRKPTSHIMVEVAKLEVKSEEKKAPAKVAKKTTSTKKATAKKES is encoded by the coding sequence ATGAGTAAAGCATTGATTAAATTCATTAGATTATCTCCTATTAAGGCGAGGTTGATTGCGAGAGAAGTGCAGGGTATGAACGCTGAACTTGCTATGGCGAGTTTGAAATTTATGCCAAATAAGGGTGCGAAATACATTGCCAATGCTATTTCAAGTGCTGTGGCAAATGGTGGCTTTGAGGCTAATGAAGTTGTGGTAAAAAGCTGTCGTGTTGATGCTGGTGCGGTTCTTAAAAGATTTCGTCCGCGTGCTAGAGGAAGTGCAAGTCGTATTAGAAAGCCTACTTCTCATATTATGGTTGAGGTGGCGAAGCTTGAGGTAAAGAGCGAAGAAAAAAAAGCTCCAGCTAAAGTAGCAAAAAAAACTACAAGCACTAAAAAAGCAACAGCAAAAAAGGAAAGCTAA
- the rplC gene encoding 50S ribosomal protein L3, which produces MEYIVEKIGMSRTVSNPSIAVTLLRVVSAKVCEVQDGKALVAYSKGKASNKCVAGMQKKYNLSAEFNKFATLKVANVEAGDLDESPLNEAKILKVSFNSKGRGYSGVMKRHNFGGGPASHGSRFHRRHGSIGNREWPGRVQPGMKMAGHYGNSKVTVKNELVSYDAENKILVLKGAVPGFNGAMGRIRIAK; this is translated from the coding sequence ATGGAATATATCGTAGAAAAAATAGGAATGAGTAGAACCGTAAGCAATCCAAGTATCGCTGTAACTTTACTTAGGGTGGTGAGTGCTAAGGTTTGTGAAGTCCAAGATGGCAAAGCTTTGGTGGCTTATTCTAAAGGTAAAGCAAGTAATAAATGTGTTGCCGGAATGCAGAAAAAATACAATTTGTCAGCAGAATTTAATAAATTTGCAACTTTAAAAGTGGCGAATGTAGAGGCTGGGGATTTAGATGAAAGCCCATTAAATGAAGCGAAAATTTTAAAAGTAAGTTTTAATTCTAAGGGTCGTGGCTATAGCGGTGTTATGAAAAGACATAACTTTGGCGGAGGTCCTGCAAGTCACGGAAGTAGATTCCACAGAAGACACGGCTCTATTGGTAATAGAGAGTGGCCAGGTCGTGTGCAACCGGGCATGAAAATGGCCGGACATTATGGAAATTCAAAAGTTACCGTTAAAAACGAGCTTGTATCTTACGATGCGGAAAATAAAATTTTGGTGTTAAAAGGTGCGGTGCCGGGCTTTAACGGTGCTATGGGTAGAATAAGGATTGCAAAATGA